CACTATATCACAAATCTATAGACCATGacaatataaatttgaaaaataaaatagatatTTGTAAATAAATACACTAGCATAATTTTAATTGTATATGCTCAAAGTTGATTTGTTATGAACCTTAtgttttttttctcaatttcgTCTCAACTCGTGACCCAAGCCTTTAAGTTGTAgtaatcattataaaaatcaactcaaaataaaccaaaaaatcaTACTTCACTCTATCACAATCAGAAAAagtaaaaagataaataaaattgaatttactataatttaaaaataaataattgcaTAGTCATCTAAAAAAACTGAGTAAGAGAGAATGTcggagaaagagaagaaagtgaCCTTTTTTTGAACTCCATTTATTTGTCACTTGAATTATTTATCAAATGAGGGTTAACATAGTCATTTTGCAACTACTAGGGAAGGTaattaatattttcaaaatctcaagagTTCTAAGTGATATTAGAAGATACCTCAAGGGGGGTTTCTGATATCATTCCTTTATATGGACTTGTTTAGATCTATAATAATAGTACTTACCGTTTGaatgaaaaaatcattttccaaGCTTTAGTTAAGCAGGAGTAGCTTTGTTTTAAGAACCTCTTGAACTAACAGCATGTATAAGTTATTTCATCAACAAAAATTGTAGCGTGTATAATTTACCATCTCCAGTGCtcttaatttaaaaaaaaaaaaaaggaagaaacgaCAAATTATCTATTTGGCTCTCAAACTATTGAATTGGTATATTTTTAGCCCTCGAACTATTATTTGTGTATTTTTTAGCCCTCCAATTCTTAAACGCATACACTTTTGACCTTTTTATCCATTTGAGTCattaaaaacaataaaaactacACCATGCACAATATACAAGCAGAAATGTACTCATAACTAGTGAAATTCATAGAAATCCAAGTTCAAATTTggaatataagtgaaaaatagAGTCTAGAAGTGTAATTTTATCTAAATTTGACAACACTAACATAGTGATCAATCATTAGTCAACGACAATCAAAGTCCATTGAAGGGCTGTTAGTAATTATAGAGGTGATTAAACATGATTAGAGGACTGAAGATAATCAAAACTACATCATTTTGAGATGGATTTTGATAGAAATAATGGCTGAAATTGAAGAAAGGATTAGAAATATACATTATCATAAATTAAAGGACTAAAAAATGTACGAATATTAGTTGGAGGGTTGAAAGCGTACGAGCTTAGTAGTTCGGGACTTTCTAGATTTTTTGTCCAAAAAGAAATGTTATTTACATACCTCTATTTGATAACCACAGATCCTCACTACATTAAATTGTCCAAAGACGCAATAAAAATTAAGATGACAAGAGTACGTGAATATCATTTTATCGGAGAAAAAAAAGGTAAAGGCTGCACATTAATTTTTCTTGCGTCTTTTTTTAGAATTAATATTCTATACACTAACAGTATATATACTTACTCAATTGGATGAATGATATATaatctgaatttgaatttgaaatccaaattttaTACATGTATCGTGCATTTAATCGTCACaatgtatacactgttagtgtatataagatttactctttttttaaCGCGTTCATGTATTATGCTTGGAGGCTTGAAGCAGCTGGTATTTGTGTCCAATGAATTTGATCAAATCCAACCATTGACTTTAACAAATTCTCCAAAAGCCATCATAGCCTGGACAGAAAAAGAGCTGGACTAATCATTTGAGCTATCTTTATAGAAATGGTTTTGGAAATTCATAATCTAAAGCCTTAAGGTGTCATTTTCAATTTCCATGTTGCCAAACAGTGAAGTAATTATCTTTGGCCCCTTCTTTTCTACCACTAGAAGTGCAATTTGTGATGGCTGTCCTTAGATATTTCCAACACGGTACAATTTCAATTTGTGAGGGCTGTTTTGATTGTGACCAGCCAATTTGTGAGGCTTCTTTACCTCACTTTTCCTTTTGACAACCATAATAGGGATTTTGACATTCCCATTGAAAGTGCCAAGGAAATTATTACATGATAATTGTGATTGTTGTTCATTCTTCAGaagcatgatttttttttaactttggTCAAGGATAAGGACAAAGAAAGAAAGGCATAAAGTGTGAGGTAAAGAGAATTGAACATTCTTAATCAATCAAGAAAACCATAtacttttacaaaaaaaaaaaaagaaaaccctatTTTCATTGACAATTCCTATATCACACAATGCCTTTAAAGTCACTACTTCAATTAGCAACTTAAAGTTGTTACTCCACTTAGTGACTTTAAAGTTCCACCTTCCTAGTGCAATGCTATTTAGCAATACTTAAGAACACATAACTCACAAGCAGTTATAAAATTGAACATGGATTCTGGGATAACTTACAATAGTGTTGTGAGGAAGAAGCCAATTGTCCAAATTTAGCTTTATATTTGTGTCGGAGTAggtttatattttttgaaagaaaatactcgtatatgttattttatatacatttatcTACGTTATTGCAAACCCATAAAAATTGAGCAAAGAAACTCAAAGAATTTGAGggatttggaaattttaatgtCTCATCAGCTTTTAAGGTGTTAAGTGCAATGTGATGGGAAAAAATTGGCATTAATATGATGAATCTAAGTGATTTAAAATGGCCATCTGAAGAGCAACTCCGGAGTTGCTACTTGAATGACAAATTTAAAGTCACCATTTTCAGatacagaatttttttttttttactaagtAAATCTTGTTTGAATTGAAATAGGATTATAAACAATAAGTCCTCATAAGATTGATCATTGAATTTTGATCCAAGTTTTCTCATGGCCCTTTCTGAAGTATGGCTAAGCTGATGTAAGATCTTAATTTCTAAGAAGTGAAAAGATAGGGCAAAATATCTTTCCCAACAATATTTTCTACAATTTCCATCTGTGTAACTAATCTGTAAGGATTGATGGAAAAAATAAATGAGAAAATGATGTATGGCACTGTCATATTATAccaaagacttttttttttcttcattttttggtATTACTAACAATACATGCTGCATCTTTTGGTTTTTAACTTCTTAAAACCCCTTGTAGTTATTGAATGTGATTTGTCAACTAAAGATTGAACTAATTACCTTCATTGATCTAAGTGTCACATGTAATTATGGCAATAAATATACACTGTGAAGCTAAATTGGTTCAAACTTTGCCCCTAACACAAATTTTCAATATGTTTGGTGAAAATTTGGTAGCACAATCACGGATCCAAAAGTGTTTAATAACCTTTAGACAACCTTTTAGGTATAGTGATTAACCTTTTGATGAGGGGTTTAAGGATTTAATTTTCAAGAACCATACTCTGATGTTACAAGAGCTTATTTTTTAGTCTGAATTTCATTGgaagtttatttatttatttatttatttttacattAATTTCATTTGAAGTTTTGATGCTCCCCCTTGAATCTTTCCTTCAAAGTTTAACTCGCAAAAATTACTGTATGGCAAAAATAACTCCCTTGAATCTACCATAACCCGTTGTATTTTTCAATTTatactttttcaaatttgaaatttaattttgcTTCAATGCATTAAAAATCCCATGAAAATTGCACTTTTCAATCACTAGAATGAATGTAAAGCCCCTTTGCTTGCATAAATAGATTCCCTCAAACTTTGGTAAAACTCAATCCATGATATTATATCTTCaatttacaaaaggaaaaaGTTCAGCAAGTTTCCCTAGAGGGTTTTTTACAATTTCAATTGGTACCCTTAAGGCTTCAAATATCATCATGTTTGCTTTCTTTTATATTGAGTTTCAATATAACAAATTCAACCCATCGACACAAAAAACTTCATGCAAAATGCTAACAAATACTTGTCCAAATTACCTTTGCGTGACGCACGTTAAATTCAATATAACAGAATTAACTAAGAAAAAGATTTgtgaggcaaaaaaaaaaagaataaaaagttaATTACTTGCCATAGACAaaatcactttttctttttcccttgttgaaagaaaaattttaaactttattaggtgctaaaaaattttaaacCTTGGGAGGGAGAAAATGAGAATCGGACCAGTTAAAGCAAGTCTCAAAAACGAGCACACACAGGTTAAATTAAACAACAACAGAATTGGTGCCCGTTGGGCCGTAGTGCATGTCAAATTGGTTGGCCAAGACACCCCCAAAACCCATGAAGAATATGGGCTTAAATCATCCCACCACGCTTTCCAAATCCATTCAACtgagtcaaaagtcaaaaccaGTCCATCTGCAACCGTTATTCATTACTCCTTTCTGTCCCAACTATTTTGTTACATTTCAAGAATTTAACTGTTTAAAAATAGGGATTTGATTGTGatgtttgtatttttctttttaattttactctcacaaattcaaaaattgaatttaaatgatgacatgcatatgattaaaggaaaaaaattaaaaattgttaACTTTCTCAATGTGACAAATATTTTGGGACATttcaaaatagaaaatataaCACTTTTAGTGGGATGAAAGGAAAAATATCTTAAAGGCTTGGCTAATGGATACTCAAAATTGCAACTGAGAGGAGTCTCAAATTAACAATACAACTACGGcaccgatttttttttttcccgtaGCACCAGTAAGAAAAAATCATCCTTTTCTTAGTAGAAATAAGAAAACCCTCAAAATTCAATTATTTGGATTATTTACTCCTTCTGTTCCACAAAAACAGGCCTACTTCTACTTTGTACAGTTGAAGTAGTTAAAACATTCATTATTGCTTCTTAATTTCTTGATATACCTCCCGAGTAGTACTAGTTTAAGTGTTATATTTATGGATTTTTCTAATAAGTGTCGTTAGAGGGTTCGTTAACACACTTATCATTCACCTAatctattatatatatatagacacgcACATACTAATAATTGTTATCCTcccttacatttatataatttttctatttaatcttacctaccctcttttgtatttatttatttttttaaatttatcttatatttatatttttaaaaaatataacaccTGAAATATATCTTTGACCGACcttatatttattattgcaaCTAGAATACCTGACTCATGGAGTAGCATATATGCCAATAAAGATGCGCATTAAATATGGATATAATAGTAAAATGATAAACTACCGACCTTTCTGAAAGAAAGAAAGTGAGTATAAAATAAAGGGAATCTATCGTttcgataaaaaaaaagaagagtatAAAATAAAGGGAAAAGGTAAGTGAAGCTATATTCGATGAAGGGCGTGTCAAGCAGGGAAACCAGTAAAATTTATGCTccactctttttctttttgagtctTTCTATATTCTTTACGTTATGTTTTCCATCTTTTGGACTTTTTTCCCTGCCTTAGGCCCTTAGCCGGTTGCGCTATATAcccttaaaaaaagaaagaagaagtaGGCACTGTAGTAAATATTAAGCTAAAGCTTATTATTGACACTTGACAGAGAAGACGAAGATGGGGGTCACGAAAGAGCAGGTTGAATCTTCCCTCAAATCCAAACTCAGCCCTTCTCATCTTGTAAGCCTCTCCGTTTATATCTCTATTTTATTTATGTTATACTGTATTTGCATGCATCTGTTTATATGCCTGTCCAAGTTTCAATCTTTTTTTAGTTAACATGTATTAAATTTCATCATCGCgtagtgtaatttttttttgttgtaaatGGTTATTGCTTAAATGGGGTTTTTTGCCTTATTGATAGAATGTTAATAGAGTATTTCAGGCAAGCATCCAAAAGGGTTTTTAGTTTTGATGCTTTAATCTTGAAAAGGGGAGAGAGATTTGGAAGCTGATTTTTAAATGAGTTTTTAGTTTGATTAAAAGGGCATGTTGATTTGTGCAATTTTCTCTTTGGTTTAATCGAGTTTGATTCGTGGTATATTAGGATGCAATTTAATATGATTGTTAAAGGATAGGTGGTGCTGATTATTATTCCACTATGCAATCAATTACAGAAGGATGTAGCTCTGTTCTTGCATAATCGTGTTTAATACGAGGTTCATTTTGCTTGGATCCAAGTTTGGTAAATGTGTTAGCCGGTCTTTCATATCTTTGGCCCTTCTTCTTGAAGTGTAATTGTATTTTTCTGTTTATATTGTAAATGGTTCATCATGCTGTAAATGGTTATGCTTAAATGGGGTTTTTTGCTTATTGATAGAATGTTAATAGAGTATTTCAGGCAAGCATCCAAAAGGGTTTTTAGTTTTGATGCTTTAATCTTGAAAAGGGGAGAGAGATTTGGAACTGGTTGGTCTTTGGGCTGATTTTTAAATGAGTTTTTAGTTTGATTAAAAGGGCATGTTGATTTGTGCAATTTTCTCTTTGGTTTAATCGAGTTTGATTCGTGGTATGAGAAATTAGGATGCAATTTAATATGATTGTTAAAGGATAGGTGGTGCTGATTATCGAACTATTCCACTAactttttgcaatcaattacAGAAGGATGTAGCTCTGTTCTTGCATACGTTTCTTATCGTGTTTAATACGAGGTTCATTTTGCTTGGATATAGTGGTAAATGTGTAAGGAGCCGGTCTTTCATATGTTGTGAAAAACTCTCAAATCATAGCTTGGCAATTGTTTCTGAAGAACTTTCTGAAAAGGTATTTTGTTCAGCACATTAGTGCTTTAGGACCAGTGATGTGGGGATTAGGGTGACATTCTCAGTTTTTATCCATTCATCATAAATGGATTTGGTTGACTAAGTGGATTTGGTTGACTGAAAAACCTGAATGCATGTGAATTGGTCACCAGTTGCAGTGCAGTGGATTTGTGGATTTTGAATTGTGATCTCTCTAATCTTGTGATCTAGCTAAGTCCTTTTTAGCACAACAAAAGCTTGTAAAACCAAAAAGATTAACTTGACTGGTAAGAAAATGTGTATAAACAACAATAGAAAGATGAAACTTCTCCAACTCATCACTGCACTATCTAATGCTGCTCTATCATCTTTGTCCCCTTCTTCTTAGATAAAACTGATGAGGGGAAAATATGTGGTTCTTAGAACTTGTCTTTGACTCCAATGGGAGACATATGGTTGAGGTGTGGATGAAGCACTTGAATTTTAACTGTTCTATTGAGGGGATGGATGAATGAAGTTTGGATAATCAGGTTCACTTGAATAGGATTTGACTAATACAGAATTAGACAAAGAAAATAACTAGAAAAGATCCTGAAGTTATATAACTTCGACGCATGATATTTGATAACCCTTTGTAGTGTATAGCTCCATTCTGAACCAGGCTATTTCTTGTCATTAGCATCTGAAGCTGAATTCATTGCAAAGCATGGGATTTTGAGGCTTTCTTTATGATTTAGTTATTTGATGTCTCCCTCACTCTCACATGAGTGCCAAGTAAATGGGATGCTGCCAAAATGCCAGTAGCCCTTGAAAGATGTTAAATTTTCTGGTCATATATTTTAAGAAAGGTGATaaagaaattttcaataaaAGCTACAAGACTTTTATGAATTTCATTTCCAATTCCCAAGTCACGCTTTACTGCATATATGTGCTCCTTGATGCCCAAATTCTGATATTTAGGGGTATTTGACTTATCCTTTGGACCACCATTTCATGCTGCCTACTGGAACTTTCAGATTTGTTACTTAAATAGGTCACAATTAgctcttactttttttttcttggttgctACAGTTCTGTGTTTATCCTGATCTTTATGGTTTTAAATTGTGGGAGTCCAGTTTTAAGCCACTCCAGCAGTTAAGGTTTTGCTTATTTTGACCATTTTTATCACCTTAACCATGGAATGGCCATCATGAGTAATAGTGCATGTCTGctgaaataaatatttattctTGGCTAGGCTTCTTCACTACAAACACAATTTCCCATGCATTTCCTAATAAAAGGGCTAAGTTGGTAAGAGTTGCCGTGTTCAAGCACACAAAGCATGATTCTCTCCCATTGTCTAGTTAAAAACTTCATTTAGTAGCTTTGTTTGTTCTTTTTTTCACCTTTCTTCTTTGCCTAGATGTGAATTATGTTGTATCTCTAACTCAATTTGTCTGACAATTTAATTTCAGGAAGTAGTTGATGTCTCTGGTGGgtaagtttctttcttttgaaaaatttcatgAGATATGTTTATGAATTAGTTATTCAGTGACAAAATTGTTTATTCATCAGATGTGGTGCGAAGTTTACCGTTGAGATTGTGTCTGAACAATTTGAAGGGAAAAGGCTACTCGAGAGGCACAGAATGGTGAATGCTGCATTGTCTGAGGAGTTGAAGGAAATTCATGCTCTCTCTATAACAAAAGCTCTCGCTCCAAATCAGTGGGAACAGCAGCAAGAATCTGAAAAATCTCAAGCAGCAGTTTGAAGTTTGCTCCTCACGGCATTTGCCAGCTAGAAAAAACTGATGTCTCGTGTGTTACACTACAGCTTTTTTCGTGAAAAAGACTGCACCTTTAGATCCTTCTTACAAATCTCAGCATGATGCTACTCAATTTAAATCTTGAATACCGTTTGTGATTTTGGTAGTAAATCCTCTAGCAGTGATAAAGCTTTGTTTGATCAGAATAGACTTGGCTTAGTGCATAAATTTAACAGTCTGGTCTTGAATTATGACGAAGACGTGAATGGATTCAATGAGAGGTGACTGGTGATGATCATCTCTTGGCTTGCATTAATTGATGGTCTGGATTTTCTCCTTATCAGAATATGGAGTCTAATAGGAAATTAGCAGTTGCAACTTGTGTAGCATTTTCAATTAGGATTAATCTTTACTACACTGGCAATtagaattaatctttcctacactggcAGTGTATATACTATACACTGTCAGTTTtggattgaatttgaaattcaacttttgcacataaattatgaattttgatggtgatagtgtatatactatcagtgtatataaaatttatcctTTTATCAATTTAGAGTCAGAAgttcaaaaaaattatcaatTCTCAAATTCGCCACCTTAAAAGTCATAGTATAATCAGCCAAAGGTCCATTTGAGTTTCgaaatttcttttccttaagAACGCAACTTCAAATGCAGAGGTATGAAAATCAGCCTGATCAAGAGGTACATTGGTGTGGGCTGTGGCGTGCATGAAATCCAACTACCCAAGTACATGTTGTACAAAAGCCTTCAAAGCCCGTGAAAAACTTGTCCATCAAAATAAGGGTCAGGATTTTCTAATGGTACAGTCTGAAAGTAATAGTCCTCAAATTTTGAGCAGATGGATAGAAAAGTCAGAGTTGGGACGGTGGCACACCGTGCAAGATAAAACTCTCCTGCCAAAGGTTCTACTTCCTCAAACCATCCAGTGTCTCAAAAGGTTCGGGAAGCTAAAACGAAGATTCAAACTGATTTGGAGCAATGGCCACAAAGCTTATCCACCCTCCAAAATCTGCTCCAAATTTGTTTCATCCAATAGCAAGCAGTGCCGTAAAGATAATGAGAGCTCACAAAGCTCTCTCAGCCACTCACTCAAGTCACAAAAACTGCAGTAGATTTAGTGAATATCCCTTTGGACTAAGAACCATTGTTTCAACCAAAGCTACTGAAAAAAGTTTTGGAGTTGAAGTTCAGGATGAGAAGCAGACAATTCAGCAAACTAAACAATCCCTTTATGATGCACTGCAAGGTATGCTCTCCTGTTTTGAGACTTCTAGTTGAATCTTGAAATCCCTTAGTTGTCGATTGTTTTCTTCGCTGCGTTGCCTACCTTCTGAAATGAATGTACGGGAATTTAAACATGTCACTCAAGGCATCAACAGAGGGATTTTCGGAGTTTCATCGGAAAAGAAAGCCGAGATTACAAGACTGATAGAGCTGCTGGAGTCTCAAAATCCAAGTCCAGAACCAACTGTGAATATAGAGAAGGTGAGGTCTGTACTAGTTGGAATCATGTAGGAATCGCACTTGTTGCTGGTCTAACTTTGTATTCAAGAATCTTA
This sequence is a window from Coffea eugenioides isolate CCC68of chromosome 7, Ceug_1.0, whole genome shotgun sequence. Protein-coding genes within it:
- the LOC113778301 gene encoding protein BOLA2 is translated as MGVTKEQVESSLKSKLSPSHLEVVDVSGGCGAKFTVEIVSEQFEGKRLLERHRMVNAALSEELKEIHALSITKALAPNQWEQQQESEKSQAAV